Proteins encoded within one genomic window of Brachybacterium muris:
- a CDS encoding DEAD/DEAH box helicase, whose amino-acid sequence MTSPDFARLGVPSVLTDALAPLGITTPTPIQAATLPDSLAGRDVLGRGRTGSGKTYAFLLPLVVRLQESDRKRSPRKPRSLILAPTRELAAQISDSLAPLAKATGLRTATVFGGVGQKPQVDALERGLDVLVACPGRLLDLMGQGHADLSAIEVTILDEADHMADMGFLPMVRRILDKTPSKGQRMLFSATLDAGVGTLVKQYLHSPVTHEADPATATVTKMEHHVLEVTEGDRFDVLLDLASAPGRTILFTRTKYGAKKLAKKLVSSGVDAVELHGNLSQGARTRNLEAFGKGGATTLVSTDIAARGIHVDEVALVVHADPPVEHKAYLHRSGRTARAGEAGTVITVQTPEQRSDVSSLMRAAKIRPQIHSAVRTGSEVLKRLAPGERVFGEVPDRAPVQETGGRGSGGGRRSGGGRGGSGGRSGAGGGQGRRRSGGGRSESDVTVGGSGRSGGGSRSGRGSGSGRSGSGQGSSGRSRSGGGRSGGTSYSTSSTGSSGGGLASFSASRRGR is encoded by the coding sequence GTGACCTCCCCTGATTTCGCACGCCTCGGCGTGCCCTCCGTGCTGACCGACGCCCTTGCGCCCCTCGGCATCACCACCCCCACCCCGATCCAGGCCGCCACCCTGCCCGACTCCCTCGCGGGTCGGGACGTGCTGGGCCGCGGCCGTACCGGCTCGGGCAAGACCTACGCCTTCCTGCTGCCCCTGGTGGTGCGCCTGCAGGAGTCCGACCGCAAGCGCAGCCCCCGCAAGCCCCGCTCGCTGATCCTGGCCCCCACCCGTGAGCTGGCCGCCCAGATCAGCGACTCGCTGGCGCCGCTGGCCAAGGCCACCGGGCTGCGCACCGCCACCGTGTTCGGCGGCGTCGGCCAGAAGCCCCAGGTGGACGCGCTCGAGCGCGGCCTGGACGTGCTGGTGGCCTGCCCCGGCCGCCTGCTGGACCTGATGGGCCAGGGCCACGCCGACCTCTCCGCCATCGAGGTGACGATCCTCGACGAGGCCGATCACATGGCCGACATGGGCTTCCTTCCGATGGTGCGCCGCATCCTGGACAAAACCCCCTCCAAGGGCCAGCGGATGCTGTTCTCCGCCACCCTGGACGCCGGAGTGGGCACCCTGGTCAAGCAGTACCTGCACTCCCCCGTCACCCATGAGGCCGATCCGGCCACGGCGACGGTGACCAAGATGGAGCACCACGTCCTGGAGGTCACCGAGGGTGACCGCTTCGACGTGCTGCTGGACCTGGCCTCCGCGCCGGGCCGCACCATCCTGTTCACCCGCACCAAGTACGGCGCCAAGAAGCTGGCCAAGAAACTGGTCTCCAGCGGCGTGGACGCGGTGGAGCTGCACGGCAACCTGTCCCAGGGCGCCCGCACCCGCAACCTCGAGGCCTTCGGCAAGGGCGGGGCCACCACCCTGGTCTCCACCGACATCGCCGCCCGCGGCATCCACGTGGACGAGGTGGCCCTGGTGGTCCACGCCGATCCGCCCGTGGAGCACAAGGCGTACCTGCACCGCTCGGGCCGCACCGCCCGCGCCGGCGAGGCCGGCACCGTGATCACGGTGCAGACCCCGGAGCAGCGCAGCGACGTGTCCTCCCTGATGCGCGCCGCGAAGATCCGCCCCCAGATCCACTCCGCCGTGCGCACCGGCAGCGAGGTGCTGAAGCGCCTGGCCCCCGGCGAGCGCGTGTTCGGCGAGGTCCCCGACCGCGCCCCGGTCCAGGAGACCGGTGGCCGCGGCAGCGGTGGCGGTCGCCGCTCCGGTGGCGGTCGTGGCGGCTCCGGCGGTCGCTCCGGTGCCGGTGGCGGTCAGGGGCGCCGTCGCTCCGGTGGCGGTCGTTCCGAGTCCGACGTGACCGTGGGCGGCTCCGGCCGCTCCGGCGGTGGCTCCCGTTCCGGTCGCGGCAGCGGCTCCGGTCGCTCCGGCTCCGGGCAGGGCTCCTCCGGGCGTTCGCGCTCCGGCGGCGGTCGTTCCGGTGGCACCAGCTACTCGACCTCCTCCACCGGTTCCTCCGGTGGCGGCCTGGCCTCCTTCTCCGCGAGCCGACGCGGCCGATGA
- a CDS encoding sugar-binding domain-containing protein translates to MSTTRPTPDPAALPENLTALFARAEELAGHLDGPPSTAPVAGEAADAAGTVPRPEHPRPQFHRPTWMSLNGTWQFKIDQGDSGRERGLVDSELDSQIMVPFAPETAASGIGNRDFLEAVWYRRTVTVPTDWEGLRPILRFEAVDHEATVWVNGTEVARHRGGFTPFSADLSTLEGVGPGSELTIVVRARDPHDVPQARGKQSNWFHSTHASYHRTTGIWQTVWLEGVPADEIRSLRIIPSLASGSFAIDAPLSRSTPGTRLEVIAHVPGGEEVARAEVRADLDLAPHLELVIPAEHVRVWGPGSPELYALQVRLLDVDGQVLDEAASYAGLRSTSLNGHEFRINGEKVFQRLVLDQGYWEDTFMTSPSDEAMTTDIRLALEAGFNGARLHQKVFEQRMLFWADLYGYLTWGEFGDWGASGSGAMGHNQQPAASFVDEWVQAVARDINHPSIVGWCPLNETHQVLHDRLTQLDDVTQAMYDATKLADPTRPVLDASGYSHRVRGADVYDSHSYEQDVEAFRTEQSGLAEGTPFVNRRELGPDDMPFADGAFSLAYAGQPYFVSEYGGIWWNEEEARRAAEAAAGDRTGNDQAASWGYGERVRSEEQLYERFEGLTRVLLEDPLMFGYCYTQMTDVFQEKNGIVDFDRGRKLDLARLRAVQEQRAAYEG, encoded by the coding sequence GTGAGCACCACCCGCCCCACCCCCGATCCGGCTGCCCTGCCCGAGAACCTCACTGCCCTCTTCGCCCGCGCCGAGGAGCTCGCCGGGCACCTCGACGGCCCCCCGTCGACCGCCCCCGTTGCCGGTGAAGCCGCCGACGCGGCAGGCACGGTGCCGCGCCCCGAGCACCCTCGCCCCCAGTTCCACCGCCCCACCTGGATGAGCCTCAACGGCACCTGGCAGTTTAAGATCGACCAGGGCGACTCCGGGCGCGAGCGGGGCCTGGTGGACAGCGAGCTGGACTCACAGATCATGGTGCCCTTCGCCCCGGAGACCGCCGCCTCCGGCATCGGCAACCGCGACTTCCTCGAGGCCGTCTGGTATCGCCGCACCGTCACCGTCCCCACCGACTGGGAGGGGCTGCGCCCCATCCTGCGCTTCGAGGCCGTGGACCACGAGGCCACCGTGTGGGTCAACGGCACCGAGGTGGCCCGCCACCGCGGCGGCTTCACCCCCTTCAGCGCCGACCTGTCCACCCTGGAGGGCGTGGGCCCCGGCTCCGAGCTCACCATCGTGGTGCGCGCCCGGGACCCGCACGACGTGCCCCAGGCACGCGGCAAGCAGTCCAACTGGTTCCACTCCACCCATGCCAGCTACCACCGCACCACCGGCATCTGGCAGACGGTATGGCTCGAGGGCGTCCCGGCCGACGAGATCCGCTCGCTGCGCATCATCCCCTCGCTGGCCTCCGGCTCCTTCGCGATCGACGCGCCGCTGTCCCGCTCCACCCCGGGCACCCGCCTCGAGGTGATCGCGCACGTGCCCGGCGGCGAGGAGGTGGCCCGCGCCGAGGTGCGGGCGGACCTGGACCTCGCCCCCCACCTGGAACTGGTGATCCCCGCCGAGCACGTGCGGGTGTGGGGCCCGGGCAGCCCCGAGCTGTACGCACTGCAGGTGCGGCTGCTGGATGTCGACGGTCAGGTGCTCGATGAGGCCGCCTCCTATGCGGGCCTGCGCTCCACCTCCCTGAACGGCCACGAGTTCCGCATCAACGGCGAGAAGGTGTTCCAGCGCCTGGTGCTGGACCAGGGCTACTGGGAGGACACCTTCATGACCTCCCCCTCGGACGAGGCGATGACCACCGACATCCGTCTGGCGCTGGAGGCCGGCTTCAACGGGGCCCGCCTGCACCAGAAGGTGTTCGAGCAGCGCATGCTGTTCTGGGCCGACCTGTACGGCTACCTCACCTGGGGCGAGTTCGGCGACTGGGGCGCCTCCGGCAGCGGGGCCATGGGCCACAACCAGCAGCCCGCCGCCTCCTTCGTGGACGAATGGGTGCAGGCCGTGGCCCGCGACATCAACCACCCGTCGATCGTCGGCTGGTGCCCGCTGAACGAGACCCACCAGGTGCTCCACGACCGCCTCACCCAGCTCGACGACGTCACGCAGGCGATGTACGACGCCACCAAGCTGGCCGACCCCACCCGTCCGGTGCTGGATGCCTCCGGCTACTCCCACCGGGTGCGCGGGGCCGACGTGTACGACTCCCACTCCTACGAGCAGGATGTCGAGGCCTTCCGCACCGAGCAGTCGGGGCTGGCCGAGGGGACCCCCTTCGTGAACCGCCGCGAGCTGGGCCCTGACGACATGCCCTTCGCCGACGGCGCCTTCTCCCTGGCCTACGCCGGACAGCCCTACTTCGTCTCGGAGTACGGCGGCATCTGGTGGAACGAGGAGGAGGCCCGCCGGGCGGCGGAGGCCGCCGCCGGGGACCGCACCGGCAATGACCAGGCGGCTTCCTGGGGGTACGGCGAGCGGGTGCGCTCGGAGGAGCAGCTGTACGAACGCTTCGAGGGACTCACCCGGGTGCTGCTGGAGGACCCGCTGATGTTCGGCTACTGCTACACGCAGATGACCGACGTGTTCCAGGAGAAGAACGGCATCGTCGACTTCGACCGCGGCCGCAAGCTGGACCTGGCCCGGCTGCGCGCCGTCCAGGAGCAGCGCGCCGCATACGAGGGCTGA
- a CDS encoding class I SAM-dependent methyltransferase, with translation MVDQSRLWDEHAAATYDTPGQGPFAPEVLGPTVELLADLAAGGRAVEFAIGTGRVAIPLREADVEVAGIELSAPMIARLREKADEDAIPVVHGDMTTASAGEGFTLAYLVFNTISNLLTQEQQVQCFRNAARHLAPGGRFVIELWVPQLRSLAPGHGGTVEVSEPGYLLVDTYDTLAQHVISHHVRFDPVVDGSREAQIDRTPHRYVWPSELDLMAQLAGFERENRWAGFDRSEFTAESRSHVTVYRLT, from the coding sequence ATGGTCGATCAGTCACGCCTCTGGGACGAGCACGCCGCCGCCACCTACGACACCCCCGGGCAGGGCCCGTTCGCTCCCGAGGTGCTGGGGCCCACGGTGGAGCTGCTCGCGGACCTCGCCGCCGGAGGGCGCGCCGTCGAGTTCGCCATCGGCACCGGCCGGGTGGCGATCCCGTTGCGGGAGGCCGATGTCGAGGTGGCGGGCATCGAGCTGTCCGCGCCGATGATCGCGCGGCTGCGGGAGAAGGCCGACGAGGACGCGATCCCCGTCGTCCACGGCGACATGACCACGGCGAGTGCGGGGGAGGGGTTCACCCTCGCCTACCTGGTGTTCAACACCATCTCCAACCTGCTCACCCAGGAGCAGCAGGTGCAGTGCTTCCGCAACGCAGCCCGCCATCTCGCCCCGGGCGGACGCTTCGTGATCGAGCTGTGGGTGCCGCAGCTGCGCTCCCTCGCCCCCGGCCACGGTGGCACCGTGGAGGTGTCCGAGCCCGGCTACCTGCTGGTGGACACCTACGACACCCTCGCCCAGCACGTCATCTCGCACCACGTGCGATTCGACCCCGTGGTGGATGGCAGCCGTGAGGCGCAGATCGACCGCACCCCGCACCGCTACGTGTGGCCGTCCGAACTGGACCTGATGGCGCAGCTGGCCGGTTTCGAGCGGGAGAACCGCTGGGCAGGCTTCGACCGTTCCGAGTTCACCGCGGAGTCCCGCAGCCACGTCACGGTGTACCGCCTCACCTGA